From Natronorubrum halophilum, a single genomic window includes:
- a CDS encoding endonuclease/exonuclease/phosphatase family protein, with protein MPSESATGTRTRRSALSLLGAGGFGLLSGSFAGSASGEPRAPDRELTAMSYNIYHGTGSDGQLDLERTARVIRESGAEIVGLQEVDVHWGDRSDFRDQAKLLAKTLGLNYFFAPIYELDPPESGRPRREYGLAVLSEYPIQHSENHEITRLSPLLGPEPQLAPGFPEIRVNVRGVSVSFYATHLDYRGDPAVREMQVDEMLEIVDADRGPTLLVGDLNAPPGAQELSALWDEFDDAWDVQNEDPGYTFPAENPTKRIDYVLTSPTVATDSVEVVETLASDHRPVVAKLSLPGSAVGRRSSRE; from the coding sequence ATGCCGTCAGAGAGTGCGACGGGAACTCGAACGCGGCGGAGTGCGCTATCGTTGCTCGGCGCCGGTGGATTCGGCCTGCTATCCGGGTCGTTCGCGGGTAGCGCGTCGGGCGAGCCGCGGGCACCCGACCGCGAGCTAACGGCGATGAGCTACAACATCTATCACGGGACCGGCTCGGACGGTCAGCTGGACCTCGAGCGAACGGCGCGCGTGATCCGGGAATCCGGAGCCGAGATCGTCGGACTGCAGGAAGTCGACGTCCACTGGGGCGACCGCTCTGACTTCAGGGATCAGGCGAAGCTACTGGCGAAAACCCTGGGGCTGAACTACTTCTTCGCCCCGATCTACGAGTTGGATCCTCCCGAAAGCGGCCGGCCTCGACGCGAGTACGGGCTCGCGGTACTGAGCGAATATCCGATCCAGCACTCGGAGAACCACGAGATCACTCGCCTGTCGCCGCTGCTCGGTCCGGAACCGCAGCTGGCGCCCGGCTTCCCCGAGATCAGGGTGAACGTTCGAGGGGTGAGCGTCTCGTTCTACGCGACGCACCTGGATTACAGGGGCGATCCGGCCGTACGCGAGATGCAGGTCGACGAGATGCTGGAGATCGTAGACGCGGATCGCGGACCGACGCTTCTCGTGGGCGATCTGAACGCGCCGCCCGGTGCGCAGGAACTGAGCGCGCTCTGGGACGAGTTCGACGACGCGTGGGACGTACAAAACGAGGACCCGGGGTACACGTTCCCGGCGGAAAATCCCACCAAGCGGATCGACTACGTGTTGACGTCTCCGACCGTAGCAACCGACTCGGTCGAAGTCGTCGAGACGCTCGCTTCCGATCACCGTCCGGTGGTCGCGAAACTGTCGCTTCCCGGTTCCGCCGTGGGTCGGAGGAGTTCACGGGAGTAG
- a CDS encoding SDR family NAD(P)-dependent oxidoreductase, which yields MQKQLLEGDTAIVTGGASGIGRAIATRFAAEGANVVIADIDEESGTDVEVELAEGAGDVTFVPTDVSDATQVEALVETTVEEFGSLDVLVNNAGGSFGDGKLHEIDEDVWERNLAINLTGPFLCAKAALPAMIESGGGRMVHTSSVNALTGISLTSYSSAKSGLFALSRVIATQYGCHGIRSNVVCPGTIQTETRREEMARKDAPKVEKEWLDQYAVDRLGRPEEVADAVLYLASPMSSFVTGTELTVDGGLTAGLDHSFERTVYDIETPPVSE from the coding sequence ATGCAAAAGCAACTGTTGGAGGGAGATACTGCTATCGTTACCGGTGGGGCGTCCGGAATTGGGCGCGCGATCGCGACTCGATTCGCCGCGGAGGGTGCGAACGTCGTGATCGCCGATATCGACGAGGAGAGCGGCACCGACGTCGAGGTCGAACTGGCGGAAGGGGCCGGCGACGTAACGTTCGTCCCGACGGACGTGAGCGACGCTACTCAGGTCGAAGCGCTCGTCGAGACGACCGTCGAGGAGTTCGGCAGTCTCGACGTGCTCGTCAACAACGCTGGCGGGTCGTTCGGCGACGGAAAACTTCACGAGATCGACGAGGACGTTTGGGAGCGCAACCTGGCGATCAACCTCACGGGCCCGTTCCTCTGCGCGAAAGCGGCGCTGCCGGCGATGATCGAGAGCGGTGGCGGCCGGATGGTCCACACGTCGTCGGTCAACGCGCTGACCGGAATTTCGCTGACGTCGTACTCGTCGGCCAAAAGCGGGCTGTTCGCGCTCTCGAGGGTGATCGCGACGCAGTACGGCTGCCACGGTATCCGGTCGAACGTCGTCTGTCCCGGAACGATTCAGACGGAGACTCGGCGCGAGGAGATGGCGCGGAAGGACGCTCCGAAAGTCGAAAAGGAGTGGCTCGACCAGTACGCCGTCGACCGACTCGGCCGGCCGGAAGAAGTCGCCGACGCGGTCCTCTACCTGGCCTCGCCGATGTCCTCGTTCGTTACCGGGACCGAACTCACGGTCGACGGTGGACTGACGGCGGGTCTCGATCACAGCTTCGAACGGACGGTGTACGACATCGAAACGCCTCCGGTATCGGAGTAA
- a CDS encoding glycoside hydrolase family 3 protein codes for MASDNTTEADSTSSDSNTERSTRSTTRRRFVRTTGVLGGGAVAPGLISETVQSRSTGKGSAQSSVDDVVAGLSDRQKIGQMVMALMNPTDDGEPSSRAEDVVKDLEVGSAMVEHVGTPEKTAEFNNQLQCWASETEAELPLLVGADFEFGAAHSVGDLRDDLTTQFPRNMNLGALGSERAAADAAGITATEARSMGYQWGFAPVADVNTNPENPVIGIRAFSGDTDRTSRLTAAQIPGFQSKGNGIVATAKHFPGHGDTHADSHTGLPTVSYTRETLEEVHLPPFRAAIDAGIDAIMTAHIVVEAIDPERPATLSEPVLTGLLRDELGFDGLLVTDSMSMQAITDIWGQQQAAVLAAKAGADVIMSMGGYEDHAATVDALYDAVQTGELSMERVEEAATRVLEVKQKYGLLTPGGGRPSGRIYANPVRATHRTGKAPDRRRAAEIARGSMTLVKNDGVLPFDATNGETTLVAGVAQVDVLADAVRERSEGDVVAWQSSQWQDDDPTEEEIDEVTALAEEADRALVATYSASELPDGQAELVDSVRETGTPTAAVSVGLPYDIASYPDVDAYLASYALDRWKQLNVSSLEATAEVVFGAEPKGTLPVEIEGHYPLDHGLGYEE; via the coding sequence ATGGCGTCAGATAACACTACTGAAGCGGACAGCACGAGCAGCGACTCGAACACCGAACGGTCCACTCGATCAACCACCCGTCGGCGATTCGTCCGGACGACGGGCGTGCTCGGCGGTGGCGCGGTGGCTCCGGGGCTCATCTCGGAGACGGTGCAGTCACGGTCGACAGGAAAGGGGAGCGCGCAGTCGTCTGTCGATGACGTGGTAGCCGGTCTCTCCGACCGCCAGAAGATCGGTCAGATGGTGATGGCGCTGATGAATCCGACCGACGACGGGGAGCCATCGTCGAGAGCCGAGGACGTGGTGAAAGATCTCGAGGTCGGATCCGCGATGGTCGAACACGTCGGTACGCCCGAGAAAACCGCCGAGTTCAACAACCAACTCCAGTGCTGGGCGTCGGAAACGGAGGCGGAACTTCCACTTCTCGTTGGGGCGGACTTCGAGTTCGGCGCTGCCCACAGCGTCGGTGATCTCCGGGACGATCTGACGACGCAGTTCCCGCGAAACATGAACCTTGGCGCACTCGGGTCCGAACGGGCGGCCGCCGACGCGGCGGGTATCACCGCGACGGAAGCGCGTTCGATGGGCTATCAGTGGGGATTCGCCCCGGTCGCCGACGTGAACACGAATCCGGAGAATCCGGTGATCGGTATCCGGGCGTTCAGCGGCGACACCGACCGCACGTCGAGGCTCACAGCCGCGCAGATACCGGGTTTCCAGAGCAAGGGGAACGGAATCGTCGCCACTGCGAAGCACTTTCCGGGCCACGGGGACACGCACGCGGACTCCCATACCGGCCTCCCCACAGTGTCCTACACTCGAGAGACGCTCGAGGAGGTCCACTTGCCACCGTTCCGAGCGGCCATCGACGCGGGGATCGACGCGATCATGACCGCCCACATCGTCGTCGAGGCGATCGATCCCGAGCGCCCGGCGACGCTCTCCGAGCCCGTGCTGACCGGCCTCCTCCGCGACGAACTCGGATTCGACGGACTCCTCGTCACGGACTCGATGTCGATGCAGGCGATCACGGACATCTGGGGGCAACAGCAGGCCGCCGTCCTCGCCGCGAAGGCCGGCGCGGACGTCATCATGTCGATGGGGGGGTACGAGGACCACGCCGCTACCGTCGACGCGCTGTACGACGCCGTCCAGACCGGCGAACTATCGATGGAGCGCGTCGAGGAGGCGGCGACCCGCGTGCTCGAAGTGAAACAGAAATACGGCCTGTTGACGCCCGGCGGTGGTCGACCCAGCGGCCGAATCTACGCCAACCCCGTACGGGCGACTCACAGAACCGGCAAAGCTCCGGACCGCAGACGCGCCGCGGAGATCGCCCGCGGGTCGATGACGCTCGTGAAAAACGACGGCGTCCTCCCGTTTGACGCGACGAACGGCGAGACCACGCTCGTCGCGGGCGTCGCGCAGGTCGACGTCCTCGCGGATGCCGTACGCGAGCGCTCCGAGGGAGACGTGGTCGCCTGGCAGTCGAGTCAGTGGCAGGACGACGACCCCACCGAGGAGGAGATCGACGAAGTGACGGCGCTCGCCGAAGAGGCGGATCGCGCGCTCGTCGCGACGTATTCGGCGTCCGAACTCCCCGACGGGCAGGCGGAGCTCGTCGACTCGGTCCGGGAGACCGGGACACCTACAGCCGCGGTGTCGGTCGGTCTTCCCTATGATATCGCGTCGTATCCGGACGTCGACGCCTACCTCGCGTCATACGCGCTCGACCGATGGAAGCAGCTAAACGTGTCGTCGCTGGAAGCGACCGCCGAGGTCGTCTTCGGCGCTGAGCCGAAGGGAACGCTTCCCGTCGAGATCGAGGGACACTATCCGCTGGATCACGGACTGGGGTACGAGGAGTAA
- a CDS encoding carboxypeptidase-like regulatory domain-containing protein — translation MNLPPLLKLAAETVSVRRLLINRFTILIAVVLVASVAAQGYVAANNDGYVTGRVVDGDGDPVANANVTLSPQTVAGVPDPQSTTTDENGAFEFRDQSLLEFTIRAEHEESESETHRYHLYFKGQNKEVNLVIE, via the coding sequence ATGAACTTACCACCACTCCTGAAACTGGCCGCGGAAACGGTCTCGGTTCGGCGTCTCCTGATCAACCGATTCACGATCCTGATCGCGGTCGTGCTGGTCGCATCGGTTGCCGCACAGGGGTACGTCGCAGCGAACAACGACGGATACGTCACCGGTCGGGTCGTCGACGGCGACGGCGATCCGGTCGCGAACGCTAACGTGACGCTCTCGCCCCAGACGGTCGCCGGCGTCCCCGATCCCCAGTCCACGACGACCGACGAGAACGGTGCGTTCGAGTTCCGAGATCAGAGCCTCCTGGAGTTCACAATCCGGGCTGAACACGAAGAGAGCGAGAGCGAAACCCACCGTTATCACCTCTATTTCAAAGGGCAGAACAAGGAGGTGAACCTGGTGATCGAGTAA
- a CDS encoding ABC transporter ATP-binding protein encodes MSSLRLESIRKVFDDPNEGEIVAVNDVSMEIEDGEFMVLVGPSGSGKSTLLRLISGLETLTSGELYLGGEEIGQTKPKNRDLAMVFQNYALYPHLTARGNMSFGLKMQRELDEAEIDERVDEAADIMDIGDLLDKMPSELSGGQQQRVALGRAIVREPAVFLMDEPLSNLDAKLRSQMRTEIQRLQSELDVTTIYVTHDQTEAMTMGDRIAIMNQGELQQVATPLEAYYEPVNVFVAGFIGSPSMNFISMTTDWSNDRLTLENDAFSYGTSNVLGDELTDDGREILLGIRPEDIDLVRSPTETSVTVEVDVIEPLGEKHLLYFDIGRETYIASVPGYYQIEGEDRIHLDIPEQRVHLFDAESHRTIKNREPASDDDARLGEQITVNDR; translated from the coding sequence ATGAGTTCACTGAGGCTAGAGAGCATACGGAAGGTTTTCGACGATCCGAACGAAGGTGAGATCGTCGCGGTAAACGATGTATCTATGGAGATCGAGGACGGGGAGTTCATGGTGCTCGTCGGACCGTCCGGGAGCGGAAAGTCAACGCTGCTTCGCTTGATCTCCGGGCTCGAAACGCTGACGAGCGGAGAGCTCTATCTCGGTGGCGAGGAGATCGGACAGACCAAACCGAAAAACCGGGACCTCGCGATGGTGTTTCAGAACTATGCGCTCTATCCGCATCTCACGGCCCGCGGCAACATGTCGTTCGGGCTGAAGATGCAGCGGGAACTCGACGAAGCGGAGATCGACGAGCGCGTCGACGAAGCCGCCGACATCATGGACATCGGAGACCTGCTCGACAAGATGCCGAGCGAGCTCTCGGGCGGGCAACAACAGCGCGTCGCGCTCGGCCGGGCGATCGTCCGCGAACCGGCTGTCTTCCTGATGGACGAACCGCTCTCGAATCTCGACGCCAAGCTCCGCTCGCAGATGCGGACCGAGATTCAGCGCCTGCAGAGCGAACTCGACGTCACGACGATCTACGTCACGCACGACCAGACCGAGGCGATGACGATGGGCGACCGAATCGCGATCATGAATCAGGGCGAGCTTCAGCAGGTTGCGACGCCGCTCGAGGCCTACTACGAGCCGGTCAACGTCTTCGTCGCGGGGTTCATCGGATCGCCGAGCATGAACTTCATCTCGATGACCACCGACTGGTCCAACGACCGGCTGACGCTCGAAAACGACGCCTTCTCTTACGGCACGTCGAACGTACTCGGCGACGAACTGACCGACGACGGCCGGGAGATCCTCCTCGGGATCCGCCCCGAGGACATCGATCTCGTTCGGTCGCCGACGGAGACGTCGGTCACCGTCGAAGTCGACGTCATCGAACCGCTCGGGGAGAAACATCTCCTCTACTTCGATATCGGTCGGGAGACCTACATCGCGAGCGTCCCGGGATACTACCAGATCGAGGGCGAAGACAGGATTCACCTCGACATTCCCGAACAGCGGGTCCACCTGTTCGACGCCGAGTCGCATCGGACGATCAAGAACCGCGAACCAGCCTCGGACGACGATGCCCGTCTGGGCGAACAAATCACGGTCAACGACCGATGA
- a CDS encoding carbohydrate ABC transporter permease, protein MNEESLKSPGTWRRIVTSDADLSKKQRNTVIAWAALAPVLLWLLVFKYLALGWNIVLTFFDRSYTGEMSFVGLENWSMLMQDPVFPTALRNTIILFATIPVGIALALFIAILLNQKFPGSKVFRSVFFLPYITMMVAIAVIWQYMFHTEQGVINQMLLNVGLIDTQISWLGDSGWAIVSVFMVQVWKTTGFYVIIILAGLQTIPQQVYEVSRIDGASRWQQFRYLTLPLLKPTLGVCMLVGVVISFRLFDLINVMTGGGPGNSTEILLTWIYQQMFAYGDFGYGAVLSTIMVVATVLVAYIGLKLQQVSY, encoded by the coding sequence ATGAATGAGGAGTCACTGAAGTCACCGGGCACGTGGCGGCGTATCGTAACTAGTGACGCCGACCTGTCGAAAAAGCAGCGCAACACGGTGATCGCGTGGGCCGCGCTTGCGCCGGTCCTGCTGTGGCTGTTGGTGTTCAAGTATCTCGCGCTCGGCTGGAACATCGTCCTGACGTTCTTCGACCGAAGCTACACCGGCGAAATGTCGTTCGTCGGGTTGGAAAACTGGTCGATGTTGATGCAGGATCCGGTGTTTCCGACGGCGCTACGGAACACCATTATCCTCTTCGCGACGATCCCCGTCGGCATCGCGCTGGCGCTGTTCATCGCGATCCTGCTCAACCAGAAATTTCCGGGATCGAAGGTATTCCGCTCGGTGTTTTTCCTCCCGTACATCACCATGATGGTCGCGATCGCGGTCATCTGGCAGTATATGTTCCACACCGAGCAAGGGGTGATCAACCAGATGCTGTTGAACGTCGGCCTGATCGACACACAGATCAGTTGGCTGGGAGACAGCGGGTGGGCCATCGTTTCGGTATTCATGGTTCAGGTCTGGAAGACGACCGGGTTCTACGTCATCATTATTCTGGCCGGTCTCCAGACTATCCCCCAGCAGGTGTACGAGGTGTCTCGGATCGACGGTGCCAGCCGTTGGCAGCAGTTCCGGTACCTCACCCTGCCGCTGTTGAAGCCGACGCTCGGCGTCTGTATGCTGGTCGGCGTGGTCATTTCGTTCCGCCTGTTCGACCTGATCAACGTGATGACGGGCGGCGGCCCGGGGAATTCGACGGAAATTTTGCTAACCTGGATCTACCAGCAGATGTTCGCGTACGGTGACTTCGGGTACGGCGCGGTCCTCAGTACGATCATGGTCGTCGCCACGGTTCTCGTGGCGTATATCGGCCTCAAACTCCAGCAGGTGAGCTACTAA
- a CDS encoding extracellular solute-binding protein, producing the protein MVRESIPTGSRRNYLKGIAAGTAAGLAGCLGGDDGASDSIELYTWNLPFWEETIEEEIIPTFEDEFGDEYDGLEADWIDRGPATEDIISFFQSRLQGGDPPSIFDTQFGAYARYAEEDVFADIEELADDEVLEKYDETALDLNRYDGTLYQMPFYMGTNMTACNSEWFDEAGIDPPTFEEPWTTTEYLDAAEQLVQNSGAEFGLTFIRFDFLLWPWFQAEGIDVLNDDNSEATFNTSATVELLERFQQLTSDGVIPEVTWTGEWDPQAEQFGSGNTGMYFGSGSALRLIQNFGEDWVGEDTLDIAHAPEGGGLFTFHGLGITTPGKSETEQQAAFDFTSVILNKEFQKDFLRNTTVLVPHTEALTELQNDEEFQSNNPLLVQLYEMYDVVSEDLWRPPVIPQATQVAEIIASEFSSAALGEKDPQAAVDEAESRVNNAL; encoded by the coding sequence ATGGTACGGGAAAGCATACCGACGGGTAGTCGACGGAACTATCTGAAAGGCATCGCAGCTGGCACAGCTGCCGGTCTCGCCGGATGTCTCGGCGGAGACGACGGAGCGTCCGATTCGATCGAACTGTACACGTGGAATCTTCCGTTCTGGGAGGAGACGATCGAGGAGGAGATCATCCCTACCTTCGAGGACGAGTTCGGGGACGAGTACGACGGCCTCGAGGCCGACTGGATCGACCGCGGGCCAGCAACGGAGGACATCATCTCGTTCTTCCAGTCGCGACTCCAGGGCGGCGATCCGCCGAGCATCTTCGACACGCAGTTCGGCGCGTACGCACGGTACGCCGAGGAAGACGTATTCGCCGACATCGAGGAGTTGGCGGACGACGAGGTCCTCGAGAAGTACGACGAAACGGCGCTCGACCTGAACCGGTACGACGGGACGTTGTACCAGATGCCGTTCTACATGGGGACGAACATGACCGCCTGTAACTCGGAGTGGTTCGACGAAGCGGGTATCGACCCACCGACGTTCGAGGAACCGTGGACGACCACCGAGTACCTCGATGCGGCGGAGCAGCTCGTTCAGAACTCCGGAGCGGAGTTCGGGCTCACGTTCATCCGGTTCGACTTCCTGCTGTGGCCCTGGTTCCAGGCGGAAGGTATCGACGTACTCAACGACGACAATAGCGAAGCGACGTTTAACACATCGGCGACGGTCGAACTACTCGAACGCTTCCAGCAGTTGACCAGCGACGGCGTGATACCCGAAGTCACCTGGACAGGCGAGTGGGACCCTCAGGCGGAACAGTTTGGCTCCGGAAACACCGGGATGTACTTCGGGTCGGGATCGGCGCTGCGCCTGATCCAAAACTTCGGTGAGGACTGGGTGGGTGAGGACACGTTAGACATCGCCCACGCCCCTGAAGGCGGCGGGCTGTTCACGTTCCACGGGCTCGGAATCACGACCCCCGGTAAGAGCGAGACCGAACAGCAGGCGGCGTTCGATTTCACATCGGTCATCCTCAACAAGGAGTTCCAGAAGGACTTCCTGCGAAACACGACCGTACTCGTTCCTCATACGGAGGCGCTGACTGAACTGCAAAACGACGAGGAGTTTCAGTCGAACAACCCGCTGCTCGTGCAGTTGTATGAGATGTACGACGTCGTCTCCGAAGATCTCTGGCGTCCGCCGGTGATTCCGCAGGCTACCCAGGTCGCAGAAATCATCGCTTCGGAGTTCTCGTCCGCCGCGCTCGGGGAGAAAGATCCTCAAGCCGCGGTCGACGAAGCAGAGTCACGCGTCAACAATGCGCTGTAG
- a CDS encoding LLM class flavin-dependent oxidoreductase translates to MAVEIHYNVYGCFRDPRSDITLAKSAVDAGFEGIWIGDHFLPWIDSRPYTHHVFPWFGSLMSEVPDVPVGTSVTCPIFRYRPPLVAQAFATLDNMYPGRVNLGVGVGEALNEAHFTESEWPDWSRRARMLIEAIDVMKRLWNEDGYVEYDGDYFQYEGLKLYTGAKSDIPVHWAGWGPKSVELAGRFADHLLTAAPADRIDSRIVPNFKEGLEKADRDFESVDVTTEFTANIGDPDELAAEIREMGEYTPDDTELDNPDPRSIQRVADRRLEDLSDAELIEENNITDDPDDIVAELEALEDAGVSRVLVGSKCGDPYETIEAFEEHVIPHFE, encoded by the coding sequence ATGGCAGTAGAGATTCACTACAACGTCTACGGCTGTTTCCGGGATCCGCGCTCGGATATCACCCTCGCAAAGTCCGCGGTCGACGCCGGATTCGAGGGCATCTGGATCGGCGACCACTTCCTGCCGTGGATCGACTCGCGACCGTACACGCACCACGTGTTCCCCTGGTTCGGATCGCTGATGAGCGAAGTGCCCGACGTCCCCGTCGGGACCTCCGTGACCTGTCCGATCTTTCGGTACCGACCGCCGCTGGTCGCCCAGGCGTTCGCGACGCTCGACAACATGTACCCGGGTCGAGTGAACCTCGGCGTCGGCGTCGGAGAGGCGCTCAACGAAGCACACTTCACGGAGTCCGAGTGGCCCGACTGGAGTCGCCGCGCCCGGATGCTGATCGAAGCGATCGACGTCATGAAGCGCCTCTGGAACGAGGACGGGTACGTCGAGTACGACGGCGACTACTTCCAGTACGAGGGGCTCAAACTCTACACCGGGGCGAAGTCCGACATTCCGGTCCACTGGGCCGGTTGGGGACCGAAGTCGGTCGAACTCGCCGGGCGGTTCGCGGACCACCTCCTGACGGCCGCGCCGGCTGACCGGATCGACTCCCGAATCGTCCCGAACTTCAAGGAGGGACTGGAGAAGGCTGACCGCGACTTCGAGTCCGTCGACGTAACCACGGAGTTCACCGCGAACATCGGCGATCCCGACGAACTCGCCGCGGAGATCCGCGAGATGGGCGAGTACACCCCCGACGATACCGAACTCGACAACCCCGACCCGCGCTCGATCCAGCGCGTCGCGGATCGGCGCCTCGAGGACCTCTCCGACGCGGAGCTGATCGAGGAGAACAACATCACCGACGACCCGGACGACATCGTCGCGGAGCTCGAAGCGCTCGAGGACGCCGGCGTCTCGCGGGTGCTCGTCGGATCGAAGTGTGGCGACCCCTACGAGACGATCGAGGCCTTCGAGGAGCACGTCATCCCGCACTTCGAATGA
- a CDS encoding carbohydrate ABC transporter permease yields MSGINEFATIDDTRRVVRRITSESKLTLLRKGGLFTVALIAAVLFAFPFYWLIRIAGVWPSGSLYGSAPSLIISDLNLYNFVRVYYAIPFVQYTTNSVIVSAIAVVSQLIFCSLAAYGLSMSFYGKKYVMGFIVVAMMVPFQTIFLTDYLITRQLGLINTYTGLAIVVAVSVVNILVLKSAFEAVPDSMVDAARLDGASELYILFGVYWPLSKAALSTTVILSFVFSWNSYLWPLLIATEDSTTTLPLALATFQSQMGGNFALQYAFTIMVLLPVLVLFFLLQKYFIRSAVMSSLKT; encoded by the coding sequence ATGAGTGGAATCAACGAATTCGCTACGATAGACGATACCCGTAGGGTCGTTCGACGGATAACCTCGGAAAGCAAACTGACGTTGCTCCGTAAGGGAGGACTGTTCACCGTCGCGCTGATCGCGGCCGTCCTGTTCGCCTTCCCGTTCTACTGGCTGATCCGGATCGCCGGCGTTTGGCCGAGCGGGTCACTGTACGGTTCGGCGCCGTCGCTGATCATCAGCGACCTGAACCTGTACAACTTCGTCCGGGTCTACTACGCCATCCCGTTCGTCCAGTACACGACCAACAGCGTGATCGTGTCCGCGATAGCGGTCGTTAGCCAGCTGATTTTCTGCTCGCTAGCCGCCTACGGACTCTCGATGAGCTTCTACGGGAAGAAGTACGTCATGGGATTCATCGTCGTGGCGATGATGGTCCCGTTCCAGACCATCTTCCTCACCGACTACTTGATCACCCGCCAACTGGGGCTGATCAACACCTACACGGGGCTGGCGATCGTCGTCGCAGTGAGCGTCGTCAACATCCTCGTGTTGAAGAGCGCGTTCGAGGCAGTGCCCGACTCGATGGTCGACGCCGCACGGCTCGACGGCGCGTCCGAACTGTACATCCTCTTCGGCGTCTATTGGCCGCTCTCAAAGGCGGCGCTGTCGACGACCGTCATCCTCTCGTTCGTGTTCTCGTGGAACAGCTACCTGTGGCCGCTGCTGATCGCGACGGAGGACAGCACCACCACGCTGCCGCTGGCTCTCGCAACGTTCCAGTCCCAGATGGGTGGGAACTTCGCGTTGCAGTACGCCTTCACCATCATGGTGTTGCTGCCGGTCCTGGTCCTGTTTTTCCTGCTACAGAAGTACTTCATCCGCAGTGCGGTCATGAGCAGTCTCAAGACGTGA